A stretch of the Actinotalea sp. JY-7876 genome encodes the following:
- a CDS encoding DUF167 domain-containing protein — translation MPAGGAAPPVRVALRVRPGASRSHVGGSYAGRLVVAVTPRAVDGAATEAALEAVAQAFGVRRRQVELVSGATSRDKVVAIEASPEAVAARLGALLEP, via the coding sequence GTGCCCGCGGGAGGTGCGGCGCCGCCCGTCCGGGTGGCGCTGCGCGTGCGTCCGGGCGCGTCGCGCAGTCACGTCGGCGGCTCGTACGCGGGCCGGCTCGTCGTGGCGGTGACGCCTCGCGCCGTCGACGGCGCCGCGACCGAGGCGGCGCTCGAAGCCGTCGCCCAGGCGTTCGGGGTGCGCCGTCGGCAGGTCGAGCTCGTCAGCGGCGCGACCAGCCGCGACAAGGTCGTCGCGATCGAGGCGTCCCCGGAGGCGGTCGCCGCCCGCCTCGGGGCGCTCCTGGAACCCTGA
- a CDS encoding malate dehydrogenase: MTAPVNVTVTGAAGQIGYSLLFRIASGAMLGEQTPVRLRLLEIPQAVKAAEGTAMELADCAFPLLDSVDIYDDARAAFDGVNVALLVGARPRGPGMERGDLLEANGGIFKPQGEAINAGAADDVRVLVVGNPANTNALIAQAHAPDVPAQRFTAMTRLDHNRALSQLAEKTGAGVKDIDKVTIWGNHSATQYPDVFHATIGGRPAVEVIDDQAWLESTFIPTVAKRGAAIIEARGASSAASAANAAIDHVRSWVLGTPEGSWTSAGIVSDGSYGVPAGLISSFPVTSTGGDWEIVQGLEVNDFSRTRIDASVAELAEERDAVRQLGLI; this comes from the coding sequence ATGACCGCACCCGTGAACGTCACCGTCACCGGCGCCGCCGGTCAGATCGGCTACTCGCTGCTGTTCCGCATCGCCTCCGGCGCGATGCTGGGCGAGCAGACGCCGGTTCGCCTGCGGCTCCTCGAGATCCCCCAGGCGGTCAAGGCCGCCGAGGGCACCGCGATGGAGCTCGCCGACTGCGCGTTCCCGCTGCTCGACTCCGTCGACATCTACGACGACGCGCGTGCGGCCTTCGACGGCGTCAACGTCGCCCTGCTCGTGGGCGCGCGGCCGCGCGGCCCGGGCATGGAGCGGGGCGACCTCCTCGAGGCGAACGGCGGGATCTTCAAGCCCCAGGGCGAGGCGATCAACGCCGGTGCCGCCGACGACGTGCGCGTGCTCGTCGTGGGCAACCCGGCGAACACCAACGCGCTGATCGCCCAGGCCCACGCGCCGGACGTCCCGGCGCAGCGCTTCACGGCGATGACCCGGCTCGACCACAACCGCGCGCTCTCGCAGCTCGCGGAGAAGACCGGGGCCGGCGTCAAGGACATCGACAAGGTCACGATCTGGGGCAACCACTCGGCCACCCAGTACCCGGACGTCTTCCACGCCACGATCGGCGGCCGTCCGGCCGTCGAGGTGATCGACGACCAGGCGTGGCTCGAGAGCACGTTCATCCCGACCGTCGCCAAGCGCGGTGCGGCGATCATCGAGGCGCGTGGCGCGTCGTCGGCGGCGTCGGCGGCCAACGCGGCGATCGACCACGTGCGCTCGTGGGTCCTCGGCACGCCGGAGGGCTCCTGGACGTCGGCGGGCATCGTCTCCGACGGCTCCTACGGGGTCCCGGCCGGGCTCATCTCGTCCTTCCCGGTCACGTCGACCGGCGGCGACTGGGAGATCGTCCAGGGCCTCGAGGTGAACGACTTCTCGCGCACGCGGATCGACGCGTCGGTCGCCGAGCTGGCCGAGGAGCGCGACGCCGTCCGGCAGCTGGGGCTGATCTGA
- a CDS encoding NADP-dependent isocitrate dehydrogenase: MGKIKVVGPVVELDGDEMTRIIWQFIKDRLIHPYLDIDLRYYDLSIENRDATDDQVTVDAANAIKEHGVGVKCATITPDEARVEEFGLKKMWVSPNGTIRNILGGVVFREPIIISNIPRLVPGWNKPIIIGRHAHGDQYKSTNFKVPGAGRITMTFEPADGSEPQQFEVVTMPEAGGVAMGMYNFNESIRDFARASFAYGLQRGYPVYLSTKNTILKAYDGQFKDIFAEVFEAEFKADFDAAGLTYEHRLIDDMVAAAMKWEGGYVWACKNYDGDVQSDTVAQGFGSLGLMTSVLMTPDGKTVEAEAAHGTVTRHYRQHQQGKPTSTNPIASIFAWTRGLMHRGKLDGTPEVTQFAQTLEDVVISTVESGKMTKDLALLIGPDQEWLTTEEFLAALDENLAARLA; this comes from the coding sequence ATGGGCAAGATCAAGGTCGTGGGTCCGGTCGTCGAGCTCGACGGCGACGAGATGACCCGCATCATCTGGCAGTTCATCAAGGACCGCCTGATCCACCCCTACCTCGACATCGACCTGCGCTACTACGACCTGTCGATCGAGAACCGCGACGCGACCGACGACCAGGTCACGGTCGACGCGGCGAACGCGATCAAGGAGCACGGCGTCGGCGTCAAGTGCGCGACGATCACGCCCGACGAGGCGCGCGTCGAGGAGTTCGGCCTCAAGAAGATGTGGGTCTCGCCCAACGGCACGATCCGCAACATCCTCGGCGGCGTCGTCTTCCGCGAGCCGATCATCATCAGCAACATCCCGCGCCTGGTGCCCGGCTGGAACAAGCCGATCATCATCGGTCGCCACGCCCACGGCGACCAGTACAAGTCGACGAACTTCAAGGTTCCCGGCGCCGGCCGGATCACGATGACCTTCGAGCCGGCCGACGGCTCCGAGCCGCAGCAGTTCGAGGTCGTGACGATGCCCGAGGCGGGCGGCGTCGCGATGGGCATGTACAACTTCAACGAGTCGATCCGCGACTTCGCGCGCGCCTCGTTCGCCTACGGCCTGCAGCGCGGCTACCCGGTCTACCTGTCGACCAAGAACACGATCCTCAAGGCCTACGACGGCCAGTTCAAGGACATCTTCGCCGAGGTCTTCGAGGCCGAGTTCAAGGCCGACTTCGACGCGGCCGGGCTGACGTACGAGCACCGCCTCATCGACGACATGGTCGCCGCGGCCATGAAGTGGGAGGGCGGCTACGTCTGGGCCTGCAAGAACTACGACGGCGACGTCCAGTCCGACACGGTCGCCCAGGGCTTCGGCTCGCTCGGCCTCATGACGTCGGTGCTCATGACCCCCGACGGCAAGACCGTCGAGGCCGAGGCGGCGCACGGCACCGTCACGCGCCACTACCGCCAGCACCAGCAGGGCAAGCCGACGTCGACCAACCCGATCGCGTCGATCTTCGCCTGGACGCGCGGCCTCATGCACCGCGGCAAGCTGGACGGCACGCCCGAGGTGACGCAGTTCGCGCAGACGCTCGAGGACGTCGTCATCTCGACGGTCGAGAGCGGCAAGATGACCAAGGACCTCGCGCTCCTCATCGGGCCGGACCAGGAGTGGCTCACCACCGAGGAGTTCCTCGCCGCCCTCGACGAGAACCTCGCCGCGCGGCTGGCCTGA
- a CDS encoding NAD(P)/FAD-dependent oxidoreductase, with protein MRVSSVLVVGAGLAGAMAVTALRDQGFAGDVTLLGAEGLEPYDRPPLSKELLTRTAPAWLRDEVGADLAGADIALAEPATGLAVHDDGVTLTTAARELRADAAVLATGAQAVSRPGWEGALTLHTAVDAEALRAAVRPGARLVVVGAGWIGAEVAGVAAGAGAHVTVVEAADAPLEAALGEVGALTTAWYAAAGVRLLLGTRVDEVRADAVVLEDGRTVPADVVLVAVGARPRTGWLGDALPVAPDGALVVDERYRVVRADGPLHHVVAVGDVARRRSPRHGWVSGGHWDGALRGPAAAVRTLLGVPAGPVDDPAPYVFSTQLGHELALYGHPLPTDDVVLRRGDDGFTALWFRPGSSELGAVLAVDRPRDVATARRLFTGPALPRLDRDAAADDARPLKAAALA; from the coding sequence GTGCGCGTCTCCTCGGTCCTGGTCGTCGGCGCGGGCCTCGCGGGTGCCATGGCTGTCACGGCCCTGCGCGACCAGGGCTTCGCCGGGGACGTCACCCTGCTCGGCGCCGAGGGGCTCGAGCCCTACGACCGCCCGCCGCTGTCCAAGGAGCTGCTCACCCGCACCGCGCCCGCCTGGCTGCGGGACGAGGTGGGCGCCGACCTCGCGGGCGCCGACATCGCGCTCGCCGAGCCGGCCACGGGGCTCGCGGTGCACGACGACGGCGTCACGCTCACCACGGCCGCGCGCGAGCTGCGCGCCGACGCCGCGGTCCTCGCCACCGGCGCGCAGGCCGTCAGCCGTCCCGGCTGGGAGGGCGCGCTGACGCTGCACACGGCTGTCGACGCCGAGGCCCTGCGCGCCGCGGTGCGCCCGGGCGCACGCCTCGTCGTCGTCGGCGCGGGCTGGATCGGCGCCGAGGTGGCGGGCGTCGCGGCCGGGGCCGGTGCGCACGTCACGGTCGTCGAGGCGGCCGACGCGCCGCTCGAGGCCGCCCTGGGCGAGGTGGGCGCCCTGACGACCGCCTGGTACGCGGCGGCCGGGGTCCGGCTGCTGCTGGGGACGCGCGTCGACGAGGTGCGGGCGGACGCCGTCGTGCTCGAGGACGGGCGCACCGTGCCGGCCGACGTCGTGCTCGTCGCCGTGGGCGCCAGGCCGCGCACGGGCTGGCTCGGGGACGCGCTGCCCGTGGCGCCCGACGGCGCGCTCGTGGTGGACGAGCGGTACCGCGTCGTGCGCGCCGACGGCCCGCTGCACCACGTCGTCGCGGTCGGCGACGTCGCCCGGCGCCGCTCGCCCCGCCACGGCTGGGTGTCCGGTGGTCACTGGGACGGCGCCCTGCGGGGCCCGGCCGCGGCGGTGCGCACGCTGCTCGGGGTGCCCGCGGGGCCCGTCGACGACCCGGCGCCGTACGTCTTCTCGACCCAGCTCGGTCACGAGCTGGCCCTCTACGGGCACCCGCTGCCCACGGACGACGTCGTCCTGCGACGCGGCGACGACGGCTTCACCGCGCTCTGGTTCCGCCCCGGCTCGTCCGAGCTCGGCGCCGTGCTCGCCGTGGACCGCCCGCGGGACGTCGCGACGGCCCGCCGCCTCTTCACCGGGCCCGCGCTCCCCCGGCTCGACCGCGACGCTGCCGCCGACGACGCGCGACCCCTCAAGGCGGCGGCGCTCGCCTGA
- the purH gene encoding bifunctional phosphoribosylaminoimidazolecarboxamide formyltransferase/IMP cyclohydrolase: MSAHLTPLEPVADPTAEATRRPLRRALVSVYDKTGLAELATALHDAGVEIVSTGSTASTIAAAGVPVTRVEEVTGFPECLDGRVKTLHPRVHAGLLADTRRPEHVAQLAELDVAGFDLMVGNLYPFAATVASGAAPDDVVEQIDIGGPSMVRAAAKNHPSVAVVVDPARYGEVVAALGAGGFTLAERRALAGAAFAHTAAYDVAVASWFASAYAPDAVGAESGFGAFAGATWERSAVLRYGENPHQRAALYVNPAAPGLAQAEQLHGKEMSYNNYVDADAAWRAAHDHAEPAVAIIKHANPCGIAVGPDVAEAHAKAHACDPVSAYGGVVAANRTVTAAMAEQLSPVFTEVVLAPDFEPAALEVLTRKKNVRLLRVAGPANTAPVEMRPVTGGVLLQTADRVDAVVEGGGDDPAAWTLAAGRPADDATLADLAFAWRAVRAVKSNAILLARDGASVGVGMGQVNRVDSCRLAVERANTGGAERARGAVAASDAFFPFADGLQVLLDAGVRAVVQPGGSVRDAEVVAAAAAAGVTLYLTGTRHFAH; the protein is encoded by the coding sequence ATGAGCGCCCACCTCACGCCCCTCGAGCCCGTCGCCGACCCCACGGCCGAGGCCACCCGCCGCCCCCTGCGCCGCGCGCTCGTGAGCGTCTACGACAAGACCGGACTGGCCGAGCTGGCCACCGCGCTGCACGACGCCGGCGTCGAGATCGTCTCGACCGGCTCCACCGCGTCGACGATCGCGGCCGCCGGCGTGCCGGTCACGCGGGTCGAGGAGGTTACCGGCTTCCCCGAGTGCCTCGACGGCCGGGTCAAGACGCTGCACCCGCGCGTGCACGCCGGCCTGCTCGCGGACACGCGCCGGCCCGAGCACGTGGCGCAGCTCGCGGAGCTCGACGTGGCCGGCTTCGACCTCATGGTCGGCAACCTCTACCCGTTCGCGGCGACCGTGGCCTCGGGCGCGGCGCCCGACGACGTCGTCGAGCAGATCGACATCGGCGGCCCGTCGATGGTGCGGGCGGCCGCCAAGAACCACCCGAGCGTCGCCGTCGTCGTCGACCCGGCGCGCTACGGCGAGGTCGTCGCGGCGCTCGGGGCCGGCGGCTTCACCCTCGCGGAGCGGCGGGCGCTCGCGGGCGCGGCCTTCGCGCACACGGCCGCGTACGACGTCGCCGTCGCCTCGTGGTTCGCGAGCGCGTACGCGCCCGACGCCGTCGGCGCCGAGTCCGGCTTCGGCGCGTTCGCGGGCGCGACCTGGGAGCGGTCGGCGGTGCTGCGCTACGGCGAGAACCCGCACCAGCGGGCGGCGCTCTACGTGAACCCGGCCGCCCCCGGACTCGCGCAGGCCGAGCAGCTGCACGGCAAGGAGATGAGCTACAACAACTACGTCGACGCGGACGCCGCCTGGCGCGCGGCCCACGACCACGCCGAGCCCGCCGTCGCGATCATCAAGCACGCCAACCCGTGCGGGATCGCCGTCGGGCCCGACGTCGCCGAGGCGCACGCCAAGGCCCACGCGTGCGACCCCGTGTCCGCGTACGGCGGCGTCGTCGCGGCCAACCGCACGGTCACGGCGGCGATGGCCGAGCAGCTCTCGCCGGTGTTCACCGAGGTCGTCCTCGCCCCGGACTTCGAGCCGGCCGCCCTCGAGGTGCTGACGCGCAAGAAGAACGTGCGCCTCCTGCGGGTCGCCGGTCCGGCCAACACCGCTCCGGTCGAGATGCGCCCGGTCACGGGGGGCGTCCTGCTGCAGACCGCCGACCGCGTGGACGCCGTCGTCGAGGGCGGTGGCGACGACCCGGCCGCCTGGACGCTGGCGGCGGGGCGGCCCGCCGACGACGCGACCCTCGCCGACCTCGCCTTCGCGTGGCGGGCGGTCCGCGCCGTGAAGTCCAACGCGATCCTGCTCGCCCGGGACGGGGCCTCGGTCGGCGTCGGGATGGGGCAGGTCAACCGCGTGGACTCCTGCCGGCTCGCCGTCGAGCGCGCGAACACGGGCGGCGCCGAGCGCGCCCGCGGCGCGGTCGCCGCCTCCGACGCCTTCTTCCCGTTCGCGGACGGGCTGCAGGTCCTCCTCGACGCGGGGGTCCGGGCGGTGGTGCAGCCGGGCGGCTCGGTGCGCGACGCGGAGGTCGTCGCGGCGGCCGCGGCGGCCGGGGTGACGCTCTACCTCACGGGCACGCGGCACTTCGCGCACTGA
- the purN gene encoding phosphoribosylglycinamide formyltransferase, with protein MRATPDVVPPGSRIVVLVSGGGSNLAALLEAHRDPGFGGRVVGVVSDRDGIGGLEIARAAGVATAVVAPRDFPDRESWDRGMAHAVGVFEPAWVVSAGFMRILGAPFLDRFGGRVINTHPALLPAFPGAHGVRDALAHGVRVTGCTVHLVDAGVDTGPIIAQRAVEVAEDDDEASLHERIKAVERALLVDVVGRAARSGLAVEGRRVRLG; from the coding sequence GTGCGCGCCACTCCCGACGTCGTCCCGCCCGGTTCCCGCATCGTCGTCCTCGTCTCCGGGGGCGGCAGCAACCTCGCGGCGCTGCTCGAGGCGCACCGCGACCCCGGCTTCGGGGGACGGGTGGTGGGCGTGGTGAGCGACCGCGACGGGATCGGCGGGCTCGAGATCGCGCGGGCCGCGGGCGTCGCGACGGCCGTCGTGGCGCCGCGGGACTTCCCCGACCGCGAGTCCTGGGACCGCGGGATGGCGCACGCCGTCGGCGTCTTCGAGCCCGCGTGGGTGGTCAGCGCCGGGTTCATGCGCATCCTCGGGGCGCCCTTCCTCGACCGCTTCGGGGGCCGGGTCATCAACACGCACCCGGCGCTGCTCCCCGCGTTCCCCGGCGCGCACGGCGTGCGGGACGCGCTCGCGCACGGGGTCCGGGTCACGGGGTGCACGGTGCACCTGGTGGACGCCGGCGTCGACACCGGCCCGATCATCGCCCAGCGCGCCGTCGAGGTCGCCGAGGACGACGACGAGGCCTCGCTGCACGAGCGCATCAAGGCGGTCGAGCGCGCCCTGCTGGTCGACGTCGTCGGGCGCGCCGCGCGCTCCGGCCTCGCGGTGGAGGGGCGCCGGGTCCGCCTCGGCTGA